A genomic segment from Geitlerinema sp. PCC 7407 encodes:
- a CDS encoding DedA family protein, whose protein sequence is MSAEIISLESIQEIAHQYGYGAVFFGILLENMGIPLPGETITLVGGFLAGNDELNVWLVLLSAIAGAIVGDSCGYWIGRWGGWPFLLRLGKIFRIQEEQIAEGRRQFSENAAKAVFLGRFIALLRIFAGPLAGIAQMPYRQFLLYNAAGAALWASVMVGVSFFIGQVLPLEEVISWVARFAIAAFVLLAAWIGVPLWLESRKIAKQVEPQE, encoded by the coding sequence ATGTCCGCCGAAATCATCTCGCTAGAGTCTATTCAAGAGATTGCCCATCAGTACGGCTATGGGGCCGTCTTCTTTGGCATTTTGCTGGAAAACATGGGCATCCCGCTGCCCGGAGAGACCATCACGCTCGTGGGTGGCTTCTTGGCAGGGAATGATGAGCTCAATGTTTGGCTAGTGCTGCTAAGCGCGATCGCTGGGGCGATCGTGGGCGATAGCTGCGGTTATTGGATCGGTCGCTGGGGCGGCTGGCCTTTCTTGCTGCGCTTGGGCAAGATCTTCCGCATCCAGGAAGAACAAATTGCTGAGGGTCGGCGACAGTTTAGCGAAAATGCGGCCAAAGCAGTGTTTCTGGGCCGATTTATCGCGCTGTTGCGAATTTTTGCAGGGCCGCTGGCTGGGATTGCCCAGATGCCCTATCGCCAGTTTTTGCTCTACAACGCTGCGGGAGCGGCGCTGTGGGCGTCGGTAATGGTGGGCGTGTCGTTCTTTATCGGTCAGGTGCTGCCCCTTGAGGAAGTGATTAGCTGGGTCGCTCGGTTTGCGATCGCGGCCTTTGTCCTCTTGGCCGCCTGGATTGGGGTGCCGTTGTGGCTGGAGTCTCGCAAGATTGCCAAACAAGTAGAGCCGCAAGAATAA
- a CDS encoding STAS domain-containing protein, whose protein sequence is MAMILSETSGVVVLKPQGRLNAQGSATLQECIDRLSLEPQYLWILDLDQIEFIDSFGLMTLTESLKAARACGSRLVICNLRAPVRLILEITQLDRVFEIFESPEAALKHHRPRVIAPLKGELAA, encoded by the coding sequence ATGGCCATGATTTTGAGTGAAACATCAGGTGTGGTCGTGCTCAAGCCCCAGGGCCGCCTGAACGCCCAAGGCAGTGCGACGCTTCAGGAGTGTATTGATCGGCTATCCCTCGAACCGCAGTACCTCTGGATCCTAGACCTCGACCAAATCGAGTTTATTGATAGCTTCGGGTTGATGACTCTGACTGAGAGTCTGAAAGCAGCCCGAGCCTGTGGTAGCCGCTTGGTCATCTGCAACCTGCGGGCACCTGTGCGTCTGATCCTCGAAATCACGCAGCTTGATCGGGTATTTGAGATTTTTGAGAGTCCGGAGGCGGCTCTGAAGCATCACCGCCCTCGCGTGATCGCGCCCCTCAAAGGCGAGCTAGCAGCCTAG
- a CDS encoding EcsC family protein, producing the protein MKAKTDKAVSKKKSMVSSSVPSDLEQAANGLLDWIVNAGINGLGVLAPAEKVAEDHRRSCKTIEDATNSVIAWNAAYAAGTGFVTGLGGLATLPIALPASLAASYALAANTIAVIACLRGYDIHSEQVKTMILLSLIGGGAEEILKGAGITVGNKVCLNVIKQVPGKVLIEINKKVGFRLITKAGEKGVINLTKMVPIAGGFVSGGFDCLFINTCGHTAKKVFPS; encoded by the coding sequence CTGAAGGCTAAAACAGATAAAGCCGTTTCAAAGAAAAAATCAATGGTTTCATCTTCTGTGCCCAGCGACTTAGAGCAAGCTGCTAATGGGTTGCTCGATTGGATTGTTAATGCAGGTATTAATGGCTTGGGTGTTTTGGCACCCGCTGAAAAAGTCGCAGAAGATCATCGACGTTCCTGTAAAACCATTGAAGATGCAACCAACTCGGTAATTGCGTGGAATGCCGCCTATGCCGCTGGCACAGGGTTTGTGACGGGTTTGGGAGGTTTGGCGACGCTGCCAATCGCACTTCCTGCTAGCTTGGCCGCTTCCTACGCTCTAGCCGCCAATACAATTGCTGTAATTGCATGTCTGCGTGGTTACGATATTCATTCGGAGCAGGTCAAGACAATGATCTTGCTTTCTCTCATTGGTGGAGGAGCAGAAGAAATCTTGAAGGGAGCTGGAATTACAGTCGGCAATAAAGTTTGTCTGAATGTGATTAAACAAGTGCCGGGTAAAGTTCTAATTGAGATTAATAAAAAGGTTGGTTTTCGCCTCATCACCAAAGCCGGAGAAAAAGGCGTAATTAACCTCACAAAAATGGTTCCTATTGCTGGTGGCTTTGTCAGTGGTGGCTTTGATTGTCTGTTTATCAATACCTGTGGCCACACAGCGAAGAAAGTTTTCCCAAGTTAA